Sequence from the Rutidosis leptorrhynchoides isolate AG116_Rl617_1_P2 chromosome 3, CSIRO_AGI_Rlap_v1, whole genome shotgun sequence genome:
ATTTCATATCATTTCATTCTCATTTAAAAAATTGAGTTGGGAATCTGGATATTTAGACCATCATCTCCTATCAGATGATTACATATTCGAGTGATTGGAAATACTCTATTAACTATATCCTTAAATTAGATTTGGAACAGTTATCAAACAACtcaattcttttatttatttatataaaaggttatacgataatatatatacatcattagAAGTAAAGTGTTCATTCAGTGAACATTTCAACAAGTTATTGTCATTTAAAACCTAGTTTAGTCAGGatctttgaatcattcagatttcgAACCATTAGACGCTTAATCATTCTTTTTAATCAAAAGCAGCAACCTCATTGTCACATCAAATTAGGAATGCTATATATATGtagttaataataaaatttattccgTTGATACATATTATACGAGACAGTTATAACTaacattatatgataacattttccATAGTGTTGTACATACATATACTATACTAATAAACTTGATATGACATGTCTATCTAAGTGATAGCTTGAAGTATTTTATAAGGGGGTCGAATATTACATGTTTATCAATATACCAAATGATTTAGCGTACAATATAAATATTTAATACGTTGGTGATATCTCAGATAAGATAGGTATAAAATAGAAAATTGTAGCCCTTTGAATTTTTAAGTgtgttgagttttttttttttttttttttaaagcaagaaGGCCTTATATTAAAAACCACGAGAGTTACAAAGTTGACAACGCAACCCAATACACGAAATACACGAATAATACAAACAAATTAAAATTACAACATAATAAACCGACTAGAAAATTGCAAAGGTTGCAATTAACAAGTTGAAGAAGGACACGAAAACCAATGAAGCCAATCTATCTTGTTTCTCTTGTTACGCCGCGAAATCCACTCGAAGGAAAGGGATTGGATCTCGTTTAATAAGGATGAAGTAGTCTCAATCTTGTTCTTGAACACTTTTGCATTTCTACTTTTCCATAGTATATAACAAACTATCCAACAAACCGCTTGCCAAAATGCCTTTTTGTTATCGTAAGCAAGATTACCGAATGTACCACAAAAAATATCACTAAAACCGAAGATTGATGAGTTATACCCCCACCACCGAAGCACTTTCGACCAAATATCTTTTGCGACTTGACATGAGAATAAGATGTGTTCCACCGTCTCGATATCGTTATCACAAATTGGACACCGGGCGCTATTTAAATCTATTCCCCGTTTATCTAATTCAACTCTCACCGGTATACGACCCAGTCTCGCACGCCAAATAAACACCTCCACTTTCTTCGGCACCAAACTGTTACGTAGGGATTCCAACGGATTCGGCGACCTAACTAAAGTTGCATTATCAATTAAAGTTGAACACCGCTTAACTGTGAAAACTCCTTTCGCATCCAACACCCATTTCCACTCGTCCCTTTGATCAACAGAAAGAATAACGGGCCTAACCAGCCCAACAAGTTCTTCCAGTTCAGCTCCTGTACGGCCCAAAGGATTATACGCCCAAGACCCGAGCCCATTTCCAGCGAATTCAGCCACTTTGTCTCTGATGTTGATATTTTTGTTATTCTCGAGCCGGTACAACCTTTTGAATCTGTTTTTGAAACATAAATTCCCCACCCAAATGTCGTCCCAAAAAGAAGTGTCTTCGCCATTCCCAATTGATCGAGTAAAGGAGTTAGAGAATGGAACCCCTAACCTGTCCAcatattttgcccttaagtttgtattgcgttattatatgcttttatttttatttaatatttattattatataatgatgtggttaggaccagtttgtgacaagggtcacagaacaggtttgtttatttaatttggactccgtttgggttgccaaatgacgtacgaaagatatcagataactgataaatacccgtgtgttgcacagtgtgggaaattaacctaaattaagtgactagtgggctgtgttcttcttcccatttctagaaaattcccaaacacacccgttcttcatctccctcacctacttcaaaccctaatccttgattcttgttttagagctcaaattgttcatatctttgtgttccttgtgattcactgattcttttaaggtaagaatcacaagcttccatgctttaatctttgagaaatttaaggttttgtgttagttttcataaaagtgtaaatttgtgtcaaaacaagtgatttaagtgttgttatggtcaaattgttgtgggttttgagtctataacaagtagtgaacaagttgtggtcgattttggtgtttaaaacgagctctagatcgagatttgaggatttcatcgtgaagtccgtagcctttgttcagtttctgatgaagatgaacacactcggccgactgtcggtctacagtcgaccgactgagggttgaaccggccgattgatgaagacaaccgaccgactgttgagtgaaccgaccgactgagatttaccttcagctgattgatgtaataccaaatgaatcgaccgactgggaaggtcagtcgaccggttgtgtcgacagtcgaccgactgtaagagtcagtcgaccgactgagtgtccagggcagaatatttgacctaagtgttgatttttagccgttatgctgcccgtttgtattttggtgtttaggatgtaaattttgaaagtgttaagcagaaaatttttagaggacagttttctgacaaaattttctgtattgtgttatttggtgtttatggacataaactaactcgtgtatatgtatttctcaggagaaaaggagaaagagaaggttcagtgattagatagctgaacaccttctcgtttgctggtatttggtgagtgagactaactggagaatatagtatatagaagcatgttatattatgattgccattcttgttagatatacttattgttgtggttagttagtacttgtgatgactgcatgttagttgatgcttgtctgctggagcccggtgcgtccctattgtgtggtagcctcggtaggagagataaaCCTGCatgttgggttcctctgtggtagcctagacagccgtggtgtatatatatgtgaatgacgcgtccgtcgcgtgtggattatgtatatacatacggtggtggaggaacttctggtaagccccagtccgatcagctggtggttaatggtttggccgagccgccagagtctctgtagacggcacttgggtaatgtttgtatgttagactatgtgacatgattagtataacacttgtgtatgctatggcctgtagttagtcgtactcacttagcttcgtgctaattcccctccatctcctccctacaggttattagcttttgtaaatgtcgccttttggggagaagacgggcatggcgatgttatgtttgacagggttaactctgatgtggtcttttggaatatgagccgtgtacttttgataacagaatgtatttacgtcttttcctgttaatatgtaatttgttttaatgacacgtgacatcggtttgtacaattgttgatatcgtatttaattaatattatgcttccgccacgtatttaaaaaaaaaaaattagcggtgtcacaagttggtatcagagctgagtttggcagcatgtgcattgtgatctacatgtcatgttcccaaacttagaagagtcatgtcaaacataacatgttggggatgggttaagtgagtattaggacaggatatgtgttagttgttagtactaacagaatttatactaagctttggtgtgagtgttgtggtactgcagcaatgacagataacgaagctaacgctactggccctactgCCCCTGGAACTGAtacattcagagcccctgacgaagatggacatgtgtcttcagaagaagaaacttctcaagaagtaatagaacttcaaagtcggttactagaagctcaggagaaaattaaggaattagaacaagaacgggcgcaatggaatcctaataccactgcgttgaacacaacctttcTTCCTAACCTTTATAATCAggccggtggcagttcccaatcacagtttccacaaaatacctatcaaaactatcaaatgccatttccgtttaaccagacttttcctaatcaaatgatgtacccatttcaagtccctaagacaagaaggaagtgtacctataaacagtttatggactgaaaacctcctgagtacagcggacacacaaactttacgatgaccctcaattggctaagagaagtggagagggcgttagaagcatgtttttgtgagccagaatccatggtgttatttgctagtaggcttctcaaaggtgaagcaatggaatggtgggactctatcactgcatatttacctaaagaacagatcagtcaaattacctgggaataatttgctgctaaagttcgtgagcagtattgttctgagtatgagatggaaagattgaaaaccgagtttctgagtataaagatgacagaaagtatgacgattgatgaggttttcagagatttcacatctaagctaaggttcgttcaacagtgggtaccaactgagaaagataagattcggcattttatgcgggtgattaagccagagtacagaaccgttgcgagatttgaaacaaccttggcgcaggctcatgagatggctaaagttacggaaggtgatataatggcagcaaaaaagataaagttcgagaagtggatcttttgggggtaaatcagaaggtcaatcgggtggacagtcaagtcagcagtcgagtaagcaatctggttttcgtggtaaaaagtcaggcgggtttaaacagaaaagtaagtctggtattagtggatcaggttcaagtcagtctgggtggtataatgtttgtaagtcaacccataccggtccgtgttctccaatgaccagaaggtgtttgaaatgtggagtgttaggtcatgaatcaacagcttgttcttttaagtctaatgtttgttggagttgccatcaagaggggcatagatcagcaaattgtccatctgcgtcaagatccgattctggggcagggtcaggggcgaggtcagttacttccgggggatcttctgcttctactgccgggcagaagagaaagaatcctccaacagcagaggcaagggcattccAGATGACGATAGACGCTGCAACCATTAccaatgacgtcattaccggtatgttcttggttaatttctTGCCAGCTCGtatgttatttgattctggagcgaatcgatcttttatgtccttaggcttctatgataagttgaagttgcctgttaggatgttagatgagcctttgggaatagaagtagctgatggtaaaatggttccatgcacatcatctgtgtctggaattaccatcgaaatcgatggccattctttccctttaacctgtttgttgatgcctatacctagctttgatgtagtcataggtatgaattggttaagagctaatagggctaatattaagtgtgataagaatatgatttctttccgtttggctgatggatcccgagtgatagctaggggagaacGCAGTggttttaacttccctatggtttccctaatgaaagctcagaaggcaataacgaaagggtgtgattcattcttagcctacgtgattgatgttaagaaagagaagaagcaggtgaccgatattcccgttgtgtcagaatttccagaagtatttccagatgatttaccagggttacctccagtacgtgaagtagagtacaaaattgatttggttccaggtgctacgccagttgcaaaagctccttacagattagctccatcagaaatccgagaaatgatgtctcaaattcaggaactgttagataaggggtttatccgaccaagttcttcaccgtggggtgctcctattttgtttgtgaaaaagaaagatgggtcgcttcgtatgtgtatagattgttgtgacttgaataagagaacaatcaagaataagtatccgttaccaagaatagatgatttatttgatcagttacagggtgcttcttacttttcaaagattgatttgtgttcagggtatcatcaggtacgtgttgcagagaacgatataccgaaaacagagtttagaactagatatggtcattatgagtttttagttatgccatttgggttaacaaacgcgccagcagtgtttatggatctcatgaacagggtgtgtcgtcagtatcttgacaagtttgtgattgtcttcatagatgatatcttgatatattcgaaaactgagaaagatcatgctacacatttaagattggtattagaacttctgaaacaggaacagttgtatgctaagttctctaagtgtgaattttggttgcgggaagtacagtttctgggtcatgtgctTTGTGAAcatggtattaaagtagatcagtctaagatagaggcagtaatgaattggaactcaccgaaaacgccgacagaaattaagagttttctgggtttagcaggttattaccgccgatttatcaaagacttctctaaaatagcaggtccgttgaataagttaactagaaaagatgtagcctttcgatagactgatgaacaagaaaaggcttttcagactctcaaacagttgttatgtcaagcgccggttttagctttaccagagggaacagaagattttgtggtctactgcgatgcgtcatgtgcaggtctgggttgtgttttgatgcagagaaataaagttataacgtatgcttcacgacagttaaagaatcatgaacgaaactatcctactcacgatttagagttaactgcagttgtgtttgctttgaagctttggagacattatttgtatggtacacattatgaaatctatacagatcataagagtcttcaatatatcttttcgtaaaaagaattaaatatgcgtcaacgtcgatgtttagaattgattaaagactacgattgtgagattaagtaccatccgggtaaagcaaatgtggtcgcagatgctctgagtcgcaagaaaaccatagaaaatgttagatttatgagaattgaaatagttttagacttgattgatcgattgaaaaccgttcagttagtagctttgaatgacaaaaacctaaagactgaacaaatgactaaaagaaaatttgacctatgcaatgattctagaggattaaagacctataaaaatcgaatttgggtgcctatgcttggagatttgagggatttaatccttactgaagcgcataaatcgagattatcagtgcatccaggtagtacaaagatgtatagagacttgaaaacattgtattggtggccgacaatgaagacagatgttgcaggtttcgttgagaaatgtcatatttgtgcgcaagttaaggcagaacatcagaaatcgtatggatctctaagacagttagaaattcctcagtggaaatgggatcatataacgatggattttgtaaccaagttaccccgtacccagaaaggtcacgacatgatctgggtgatagtggatcgcctGACAAAGAAtgctcacttcttagctactcgtgaaaccgcttcgttaagtgatttggccGATTTATACttaaaagagatcgttagtcgacatggtataccgttgtcaatagtttccggtagagatactaggtttgtatcgaacttctggaacagtctacaacagaatctgggtacgcgtgtgaatttaagtacagcatatcatccacaaatagacggtcagagtgaacgaacgattcaaacgttagaagacatgttgagagcgtgtgtcttagaatatggtggttcttgggattcgcatcttccactgatagagtttgcttacaacaattcgtatcattcgagtatcggaatgccactgtatggaatgttgtatggtcgaaaatgcagaactcctacgtgttggttagaagcaggtgagaaacaatttgcaggtcctgaaattgttcagataaccgcagaaaaggtcgaaattgcacgtgagaaattgaaagcagccagagaccgacaaaagatgtatgccgatccgcgtagacgtccagtaacatttaatgtaggtgatcgtgtatacttaaaagtttcaccgtggaagggagtGATCCGATTTGGTAAatgtggtaaactagcaccgagatttattgggccattcCCTATCAAAGAtattttgaatgatcaaactgttgttttagatcttccatcagagttagcaggaattcacaacacgttcaatgtgtgttatttaaggaagtgtaaagtagacgatgaaagtttgattcttccgctgaaggatttgaaagtggatttaagtaagaaattagtagaagagctggttagaatagtggacaagaaagtcaccaagttaagaaagaaacagattccaatggtattAGTGGAGTGGCGGCACATTTTAGGTTCTAACATGACGtgagaaaccgaggagttaatgagggtgcactatccccatttgtttgaccttgtccagattccgaggacggaattttcttaagggggtagatttgtaacatcctcaatcgggcctagttgtaagattactattttacccttaagtttgtattgcgttattatatgcttttatttttatttaatatttattattatataatgatgtggttaggaccagtttgtgacaagggtcacagaacaggtttgtttatttaatttggactctgtttgggttgccaaatgacgtacgaaagatatcagataactgataaatacccgtgtgttgcacagtgtgggaaattaacctaaattaagtgactagtgggctgtgttcttcttcccatttctagaaaattcccaaacacacccgttcttcatctccctcacctacttcaaaccctaatccttgattcttgttttagagctcaaattgttcatatctttgtgttccttgtgattcactgattcttttaaggtaagaatcacaagcttccatgctttaatctttgagaaatttaaggttttgtgttagttttcataaaagtgtaaatttgtgtcaaaacaagtgatttaagtgttgttatggtcaaattgttgtggttttgagtctataacaagtagtgaacaagttgtggtcgattttggtgtttaaaacgagctctagatcgagatttgaggatttcatcgtgaagtccgtagcctttgttcagtttctgatgaagatgaacacactcggccgactgtcggtctacagtcgaccgactgagggttgaaccggccgattgatgaagacaaccgaccgactgttgagtgaaccgaccgactgagatttaccttcggctgattgatgtaataccaaatgaatcgaccgaatgggaaggtcagtcgaccggttgtgtcgacagtcgaccgactgtaagagtcagtcgaccgactgagtgtccagggcagaatattttacctaagtgttgatttttagccgttatgctgcccgtttgtattttggtgtttcggatgtaaattttgaaagtgttaagcagaaaatttttagcagacagttttctgacaaaattttctgtattgtgttatttggtgtttatggacataaactaactcgtgtatatgtatttctcaggagaaaaggagaaagagaaggttcagtgattagatagctgaacaccttctcgtttgctggtatttggtgagtgggactaactggagaatatagtatatagaagcatgttatattatgattgccattcttgttagatatacttattgttgtggttagttagtacttgtgatgactgcatgttagttgatgcttgtctgctggagcccggtgcgtccctattgtgtggtagcttcggtaggagagatcaacctgcgggttgggttcctctgtggtagcctagacaaccgtggtgtatatatatgtgaatgacacgtctgtcgcgtgtggattatgtatatacatacggtggtggaggaacttctggtaagccccagtccgatcagctggtggttaatggtttggccgagccaccagagtctctgtagacggcacttgggtgatgtttgtatgttagactatgtgacatgattagtataacacttgtgtatgctatggcctgtagttagtcgtactcacttagcttcgtgctaattcccctctatctcctccctgcaggttattagcttttgtaaatgTCGCCTTttagggagaagacgggcatgacgatgttatgtttgacagggttaactctgatgtggtcttttggaatatgaaccgtgtacttttgataacagaatgtatttacgtcttttcctgttaatatgtaatttgttttaatgacacgtgacatcagtttgtacaattgttgatatcgtatttaattaatattatgctttcgccacgtattaaaaaaaataaaaaattaacggTGTCACAATATATACAAGGTTGGataactcggatctcggggagatctagtTTTGAAATTTttgaggagatctcggcatctcggaaaaatctcggggagatctcggacgttgacttgtgttgactttctagtttttttaatataaatatgtaaaaatatataaatatatgtatatttatatggatttttacgagaaaatttgagaaatgagcgaaaaattagaagaaaatccgagaaattgcgagaaaatccgagaaattacgagaaaatccgagatctcaccgagaaaattcgagaaattatgacgttgaccgagattttaaccgttgaccgagaaatctcaacgagatgggaaaatattctcggctgagttttgaaacctagatctccccgagatctcgccgagaaattccgagatctgcaacactgaatatatatatatatatatatatatatatatatatatatatatatatatatatatatatatatatatatatatatatatatatatagtctaataaacctctaaaatgatgatgtcatcattaagcttaattttcataatgatgatgtcataattatatattaatttaattcaaaaaataatacaaaatcttttataaaaggaaatattaatctctcctaaattgtaattttatttttctaaaaaaatttaaaaggcatttattattattaattattattattattattaaaaatgtaaatataaatactcaactttgagcgaactttatgtttgtaaattcaacgacaagtttcttagtcgtaatctgtggttccacggggcaataaactaaatgagtttaacatttacattcaattaatacgtaaaacatatcattaaactgtttcgtttaaacaaactcgtgtttccacaggtcatttcactagtatatatatatatatatatatatatatatatatatatatatatatatatatatatatatatataatttgtcctCTAAAAACTTTGTGCCTCGAATAATCGATCACTTTGTTCTCACTCCGAGCCTTTCATGAATGGGAGAAAAACTAGTTTCCGTAAAAGAAAACTTTCAAATATCAACTTCAGATTGAGTTAACGTGGAAAttctttttttttacaaattaataattcatCTTTTTTGCGCCAACTCCAACTATGATGTTTTTCAATAAAGACTTAACAggcatatttgaaatgtcccgttcttattgattaaaaacgttccatattaattaatttcattgcgaggttttgacctctatatgagacgtttttcaaagactgcattcatttttaaaacaaaccataacctttatttaataaataaaggtttaaaaagctttacgtagattatcaaataatgataatctaaaatatcctgtttacacacgaccattacataatggtttacaatacaaatatgttacaacgaaataagtttcttgaatgcagtttttacacaatatcatacaagcatggactccaaatctcgtccttatttaagtatgcaacagcggaagctcttaataatcacctgagaataatcatgcttaaaacgtcaacaaaaatgttggtgagttataggtttaacctatatattatcaaatcataataatagaccacaagatttcatatttcaatacacatcccatacatagagataaaaatcattcatatggtgaacacctggtaaccgacattaacaagatgcatatataagaatatccccatcattccgggacaccattcggatatgatataaatttcgaagtactaaaacatccggtactttggatggggtttgttaggcccaatagatctatctttaggattcgcgtcaattagggtgtctgttccctaattcttagattaccagacttaataaaaaggggcatattcgatttcgataattcaaccatagaatgtagtttcacgtacttgtgtctattttgtaaatcatttataaaacctgcatgtattatcatcccaaaaatattagattttaaaagtgggactataactcactttcacagatttttacttcgtcgggaagtaagacttggccactagttgattcacgaacctataacaatatatacatatatatatcaaagtatgttcaaaatatatttacaacacttttaatacattttgatgttttaagtttattaagtcagctgtcctcgttagtaacctacaactagttgtccacagttagatgtacagaaataaatcgataaatattatcttgaatcaatccatgacccagtgtatacgtatctcagtattgatcacaactcaaactatatatattttggaatcaacctcaaccctgtatagctaactccaacattcacatatagggtgtctatggttgttccgaaatatatatagatgtgtcgacatgataggtcaaaacattgtatacgtgtctatggtatctcaagattacataatatacaatacaagttgattaagttatggttggaatagatttgttaccaattttcacgtagctaaaatgaaaaaaattatccaatcttgttttacccataacttcttcattttaaatctgttttgagtgactcaaattgctatggttttatattgaactctattttatgaatctaaatagaaaaagtataggtttatagtcagaaaaataagttataagtcgtttttgtaaaggtagtcatttcagtcgaaagaacgacgtctagatgaccattttagaaaacatacttccactttgattttaaccatgatttttggatatagtttcatgttcataataaaaatcattttcccagaataacaaattttaaatcaaagtttatcatagtttttaattaactaacccaaaacagcccgcggtgttactacgacggcgtaaatccgattttacggtgtttttcgtgtttccaggttttaaatcattaagttagcatatcatatagatatagaacatgtgtttagttgattttaaaagtcaatttagaaggattaacttttatttgcgaacaagtttagaattaactaaactatgttctagtgattacaagtttaaaccttcgaataagat
This genomic interval carries:
- the LOC139902308 gene encoding uncharacterized protein, whose protein sequence is MWTDTSFWDDIWVGNLCFKNRFKRLYRLENNKNINIRDKVAEFAGNGLGSWAYNPLGRTGAELEELVGLVRPVILSVDQRDEWKWVLDAKGVFTVKRCSTLIDNATLVRSPNPLESLRNSLVPKKVEVFIWRARLGRIPVRVELDKRGIDLNSARCPICDNDIETVEHILFSCQVAKDIWSKVLRWWGYNSSIFGFSDIFCGTFGNLAYDNKKAFWQAVCWIVCYILWKSRNAKVFKNKIETTSSLLNEIQSLSFEWISRRNKRNKIDWLHWFSCPSSTC